The sequence GACAACGATCGGCTCGTAATTGTCGTTTTCCGGTATCAGGTAGATTTTGTCGTTCACTACCTGGAAACGTTTCATCGTTGCTTCGTCGTGCAGCAGGGCGACAATAATATCGCCGTTTTGAGCTTCCCTTTGCGGCTGGATTATAACCAGATCGCCTTCCAGGATGCCGGCGTTAATCATACTGTCGCCTCTTACTTTCAGCCCGAAACATTCCGTCCGGTTGCCTACCAGATTCTTGTCCAGGGACAAATTGCCCTCGATATTTTCCTCGGCAAGAATCGGAGCGCCTGCCGCCACACGACCGACAATCGGGATGTCGATAATGGAATTGGATTTTTCACGCGCGTTATCAACGATAAGCGATAGCGTACGGCTGGCGCCGCTCTCGTTGCTCAGATACCCTTTTTTAATTAATGCGTCGATATGCCGTTTGACTCCGAAAGTGCTGGCAATATTGAAATGCTTGCCGATTTCCCTGTATGTGGGCGGATATCCGTTGAAATCGACATAATCCTGTATGAAATCGAGAATTTCTTTTTGACGGTTTGTAATATTTTCTTTTTTCATAGTAGTGCTCGTTTGTACACCTCTAATATAGTGAACGGATGTGCAGGTGTCAAGTGGAAAATTATTTTTTTTCATAAAAAAGCCCGGCAGACACAATCCTTTGCATCAAACCGGGCTCAAGAGGGGGATGTATGAATCAGTTCATTTCCGGCAAAGCCAATTTTTCTTTCCGTTGAATTTTATATCCGTCGTTAGTATCGAGCTGGAATCTTTCGATTAATTCCTGCAGGCTTTCAGTCAACTGTGTAAGGTTATTTGTGGAATGGGCAATTTGAGAAGTGCTTGTCGCCGATTGCTGAGTAACCGTGGTTATATTTTCGATACTTTTACTGATTTCTTCCGCCGAAATCGATTGCTCCTGGCTGGCGCTTACGATGTTGTTGATAACTTCCGAAACGCTTTTGGCCGATTTATAGATTTCTTTCAGCACATTATCGATCTCTTCGGTAAGTTTCATGCCGTTTTCGACGGAAATCTTTGCGTTAGCCATCGATTTATCGGCTTCCCGCACTTCCGCCTGAATCGATTTAATTGTGTCGGCAATTTCTTTGGTCGCTTTTGTAGTTCTTTCGGCAAGTTTACGAACTTCGTCGGCAACTACTGCAAAACCTCGTCCCTGCTCGCCAGCGCGCGCCGCTTCGATTGCTGCGTTGAGCGCAAGCAAATTGGTTTGGTCGGCAATTTCATCAATAACGCTGGTAATCTCTCCGATCTGATCGGTTTTGTTTGCAAGCGAGGCGATTATATTGGCTGCGCTCTCAGAGGATTCGACGATTTTGTCCATACCTTTTTTTGTGTCCGCCGTTTTATTTGTTCCTAATTCCGCAGCGGAGCTCGATTGTTTAGACATCTCTGCGACTTCGGAGATGCTATTCGACATGTCGATAATCGATTTTGTCATCTTTTCTATCGAATATGTAATTTCGCTTACCTGTTGATTTTGTTCCTGCGCGCCTGCCGCCATCTCTTCGGTTGACGAAGAAATTTGTATTGCGGCGCTGGCGGTGGCGTTAACCACTTCGCGTACTTTTATCAGAATTTCTTTTAATTCGTCTATCATGCGATTGATGTCATGGCTGAGGTCGTAGAGCACGCTGTTTCGATCGATATCGAGTTTGCGGTTAAGTTTACCGTCGGCAATTTCGCGTATTACTTCGGCTATCGGGGCAATTTGTTCTTTTAAGTATGCTTCGTTTTTCTCTTCGATTTCCCGCATGTCGGTAAAGAATACAAAGGCTCCGTCCATCTCGCCTTTAGAATTTTTGATCGGTCCGGATTGAGCAAGTATCGGAATGTCTTCGCCTTTATTGTTTTTTATAAATGATTTGTCTCCTTTGAGGAAAATGCCTCCTACCGCGCGGCGGCTGATCGAATCGGCTCCGAATACCTCTTTTACTTTCATCTTGTTTACTATTTCCTCGGGTTTTTTTGTAGAACCGATTATATCGAGAGCGGCTTGATTTATATATGTTATTGTCAGTTCTGTGTTGATCGTAAAAAACGCGCTGGCGACTCCGTTCTGGAAACTTCTGGAATGCGCTATCTCGTCTTTAATTTTTTTGATCATTTCCTCGAAAGAACGGCTCAAATTGCCTACTTCGTCTTTCCGGTCGGTATTCTCGAATTCAACGTTAAAATTTCCTTCCAGTATTTCGGAAGCTTTGTTTGCCAGGTTATTAATCGGTTTGACTATCAGTTTTGTAATTACGGGAATGAAGGAGAACATTACAATTACGGTTATAATAATTATTAATATCGTTAACGATTTTGCCTCTTCTATTTGAGCTAAATATGTGTTGTTGAAATTTTCCGCTTCCTTATCGTAAAGTTCGACGAGTTTTTTCAGATGCATTTTAGCCGTGTCGAATTTTTTGAGCGCTTCTGCCGAAAGTAAATTATTTTGTACAACCAGCTCTTCGATTAAAGCCTGATTCTCCTCGTTATCTTCGGCTAACAACCGGTCGATTTTCTTCTGGTTATCGATTACCTGCTGATGAGTCGATTTCCATTTTTGCCAGTCCTCTTTGAAGCGAGCCCATATTTTTTCCTCTTCTTCCTGTTTGGGTAAAGTATCGTAGATATTCCAGGCGTTATCGGCTCTTTCGAACGCGGCATTTATTGAATTATAAATTGACTGGCGAACCGCAGGGTCTTTCAAATCCCTGTTCAAAACTCCACGTTCGGCGCTCAGTACGGAAGTCTCTGCTTGATAGAGTGTGATTAGCGACTGGATGGAAGGGAGAATGTTTTTCCCCAGATGATTTACTACCGCTTCTTCTTCGTTCAGATTTTGATATGCAAGGAATGCATTGACGCCTGTCATTATTACTATCGCAGTAAAAAGAATGATGATTTTTGTGAGTATTTTAAGATCGTAAAATTTTTTGAGCATGGCTCCCCCTTACATTTTGTAAATGTAAATTATGGTTAATCCCAATATTATTATCGGGTTATTTTCTGATTATTTAAGTTTATTTTTTATTTTTTTTGAGGAAGGTTGTTAAATTATCCCATTTGCAGTCGATAATAATCAAGATATATGATGAGTAAAAAAAATGTGTTTTTTTAAAAGAATATTAATTAGTTTAGAATAAAACTTTATGAGGTGTCCATGACTTCAAACAAAAATACAAGCGCTTTTATCAATAACGTACTTACGACCGATATCGAAAAAATAACAGATATTGCCGAGAAACATTTCAAGAATATTCCTAACGAGAGAACTTTCGACTTTTTGTCCGAAGACGAATTTCGAGATCAGGTACTGAAATTTCTAAGGATTATAGCTAAATACAGTCCCGAAATTGAAAAACGCCAGTTTTATATCGAGCTTTCTGCGGATGTTGTCGATTTTTTGAAACAGTTTAACTCAGAACGCTCAAGACAAGGCTTCAATGCGAACGAAACTGTCTATTTTATACTGTCCTTGAAAGATATTATTACCGATTATTTATTCGAACAAAAAGATATTGACAGGGATAAACTTGCCAGCGCGGTCAAAATTGTTTCCGCCCTGGTTAATAAACTGGCGGCTGAAGCTTACGAACTCTATACTAAGTCCCGTGAAGATGTAATCAATAAACAAGCTCGCCAGATTCTCGACATGGCTACTCCGATCATACAAATTTGGGAATCAATTGTTGCGGTTCCTCTAATCGGCACGCTCGACAGCGCGAGGACTCAAATTGTAATGGAAAAACTTTTGGAAAAGATTGTTGCGACGAAATCGAAAGTCGCCATAATTGACATTACGGGCGTGCCTACTGTCGACACAAGAGTTGCCCAGCATATTATGAAAACTGTTCAGGCAATTAAATTATTGGGTGCCGATTGCGTTATCACTGGTATTAGCGCTGCAATTGCTCAAACCATGGTGCAAATGGGAGTGGAATTCGGCGGCATTCATACAAGAGCTTTGATGTCGGACGGTATAAGATACGCGCTCAATCTTATTCGTAAATCATCTGACAATAAAGTCGAGATGTAATAAAAATGGCAAAAATTCCGATATTAAAATTAGGCTCCACTCTGTTGGTCAGTATTCAAACCGAGTTGCACGACAGACTTGCAAGCGAGCTTCAGGAAGAGATTCTTGCTTCAATTGAAAAGAATAAATCGAAGGCGGTAATAATCGACATTACGGCGCTTGAAATTGTCGATTCGTTTATCGGTCGTATGCTGACAAATACGGCGGAAATGGCTGCGTTGATGGATGCGGAAGTTATTCTGGTAGGAATTTCGCCCGCCGTAGCCATTACTCTGGTTGAATTGGGAATGGAACTGAAAGGAGTAAAAACCGCTCTCGATCTGGAAAGCGCTCTCGAAATAATTAACGACAATCTATCTGAAGAAAATGACGCTGATTTTTTCTCGTCCGATCCGAAGAGCGACGATGAGCGGGATGAAAACTGAGAATGCAAAAAATAGAAATTACCGACCAGGACTCGCTTCTTAAAGTAAGGCAGATTGTTCATTCGCTTGCCAGGGAAATCGGTTTCGGGCTGGTTGACCAAACGCGAATTACAACCGTTGCCAGCGAACTTACGAGAAATATTCTGCTTTATGCCAAAAAAGGTCATGTTGAAATTTATAATATTAACGGTAGCCGTATCGGCCTCAAGATGATTTTTATTGACGAAGGCCCCGGTATCGATAATATAGAGCTGGCTATGAAAGACGGTTACACTACGAGCGGCGGAATGGGAAAAGGTCTGCCGGGTTCAAAACGCCTTATGGATGAGTTTTATATTGAATCGGCTCCCGGAAAGGGCGCCAAAGTAACAGTTATAAAATGGTTGAAAGGATAAATCTTGCATACATTCTATGAGTTTATTGTCGACGGCGAACATCAAATAAGTTTTGCCAGAGAGGAAGCAAAATCGATAGCAAAACAATTTGGCTTTGGAAATCCCAAACTCGAAGAAATCGCCATTATCGTATCGGAACTTGCTTCAAATATTCTTAAATACGCAGAAACAGGAAAAATTATTGTAGCGCCGTTTGTAAGCGCTAATTTGAAAGCGCTCGATATATACAGCGTAGACCACGGTTCCGGCATCGAAGATATCAACAAGGTTTTACAGGACGGGTATACCACCAAAACGAGTCTCGGTATCGGACTCGGCGCCGTAAAAAGGATGTCCGACGAATTCGATATTTATTCTTTTTTCAAGGACAGTCTTATAAACAAAAATATTACGATTATTTTTTCCAGAAAGTACTTAAAAGATTCTGAAAAGCATTACAAGTTTGCGTTTCTCTCCAGGGCTTTGAAAGACGGAGATTATAACGGCGACGCGCTCTTTCTTAATATCGAAGGGAAGAAGTTGACAGCCGCTTTAATTGACGGAATTGGACACGGCGAAATTGCATATACTGCTTCTTATCGGGCAATTAATTATTTAATTAAAAATTACGAAAAAAATCTCGATGATATTTTACAGGATATAGACAAAGAATTGATTCATACGTTCGGCGCTGTGGCTTCTATAATTAAAATAGATAAGCAAAAACGCAAAATGATACATGCAGGCGTGGGTAATATAAGCGCCCGTGTATTAAACGCTGTAAGTAAGATTAATCCGATCAGCACAAACGGTTATCTCGGAAGCAATAAAATTAAAATTAAAACGGAAGAATACGACTGGTCGCCGAATAATATAATAATTATGACGTCAGACGGAATAAGAGAAAAATGGAATTTGAGTTATTACAATGAGTTAATGGCTAAACACCCGGCAATAATAGCTCAGTTCATTTTTCAGTTTTTTGCAAAACCGAACGACGACGCTTCGATTTTTGTAATAACATAATAATAAATATATGGTCGCTTTTATGGAAGATAAAATAAACATACTCTATGCGGAAGACAACCCGTACGATATCGATTTAATGAAAAAATTTCTGACTGGCGCTGGCGGTATAAATGTTACAGTGTTAAACAGCGGAGCCGACGTTCTTAATGAACTTAATAAAAATAGATACGATCTGCGCTTGCTCGATTATAAACTGCCGGATATTTCAGGATTCGATATTCTGCTGAAGCTCAGAGCCGAAAATAACAACATCCCCGTAATTTTTCTGACGGGTTTTGGAAACCAGGATTTTATCGTGCAGGTTCTTAAAGCGGGAGCGGATGAATTTATTGTCAAACGCGGGAATTATATTGAAAAAGTGTATGAGAGCGTATCGAAAATTCTAAAAGTAGAACCGAGGATAGGCGCTCTTAATAAAAATAACAGCAGACCCTTAAAAGTAATTTATATCGAGGACGATCCGAGAGACGCCGACCTGCTTATCAATTATTTCGAAGAACACTCCCGCCATATTTTACTGCTTCACGTTTATAATGAAATCGACGCCCTGGAAAAAATTTCGGGCGGCGAGGTTTGCGATTTGGTTTTATGCGACCTTAAGTTGCAGGACACAAACGCAATCGAAGTTATGAAGTTATTCTCGGATAAGGGCGTCGACTTGCCGTTTATTGTTATTACGGGGCAAGGCGACGAAAATTCGGCTATCGAAGCGATAAAGCAGGGAGCTTTTGATTACCTGACAAAAAGCGACAGAATGTACAGCCTCCTGCCGTATGCAATAGAGAACGCGGTTCATCGTTATCAAAACGTATTGATGACCAGAAAGTATAACGAAGAACTCGAAATGTTGAACCGCAACCTGGAGAATAGAGTTAAGGAAAAAACAAAAGAACTCGAAGAACTCAACGAAAGAAAAGATAAATTCTTCACTCTCCTGGCGCACGACATCAGAAGTCCGTTTAATACTATTCTCGGATTTCTCGATATTCTTATTGCCGATTTCAACGAAATTTCAGACGAAGAAAAATTGCAATATTTGCTCGACCTTCAAAAAGCTTCAAAAAATTTATACGGTCTTTTGATAAACCTGCTTGAATGGGCTAATGCCAAGAGCGGACTCATAGCGTTCAAGCCTGAGAATATTAACGTCCGGGAGTTATTCGATAACGTCGCCGAGCTGTTCGACCTTTCTTTAAGAGAAAAAAATATTTCTTTTAATATCGCCACTGACGAATCAATGAGCGCTTATGCCGACCCAGATATGGTTTATACGATAATTCGAAACCTTGTTTCCAACGCCATAAAGTACACAGACAAAGGCGGCATTATAGAATTGGTTTCGAAAAAAGAAGGAGAAAACGTCGTAATTACTGTCTCGGATTCCGGCATAGGAATGAATCAGGAAGAGGTGAATAATCTTTTCAAAATTGAAAAATTCCATTCCAAAAAAGGCACAGAAGGCGAAACCGGTACGGGATTCGGGCTTTTATTGGTGTATGAATTAATTCGAAAAAACAACGGCGCGATTGAGTGTATTAGCAGTCCGGGTAAAGGAACTAAATTCATTGTTAAACTTCCCGCGGGTAAGCATGGAAATTAAAGAGGAAAAAATAATTACTCTGTTGGTCGACAACGAAGAAGACCTGGTGGAAATAAGAGACGCAACGCGTAAAATTTGCGAAGCAATTGGGATTAAACAGACCGACCAGGTTAAAGTAATTACCGCCGTTTCCGAAATTAC comes from Melioribacter roseus P3M-2 and encodes:
- a CDS encoding STAS domain-containing protein gives rise to the protein MTSNKNTSAFINNVLTTDIEKITDIAEKHFKNIPNERTFDFLSEDEFRDQVLKFLRIIAKYSPEIEKRQFYIELSADVVDFLKQFNSERSRQGFNANETVYFILSLKDIITDYLFEQKDIDRDKLASAVKIVSALVNKLAAEAYELYTKSREDVINKQARQILDMATPIIQIWESIVAVPLIGTLDSARTQIVMEKLLEKIVATKSKVAIIDITGVPTVDTRVAQHIMKTVQAIKLLGADCVITGISAAIAQTMVQMGVEFGGIHTRALMSDGIRYALNLIRKSSDNKVEM
- a CDS encoding STAS domain-containing protein; the protein is MAKIPILKLGSTLLVSIQTELHDRLASELQEEILASIEKNKSKAVIIDITALEIVDSFIGRMLTNTAEMAALMDAEVILVGISPAVAITLVELGMELKGVKTALDLESALEIINDNLSEENDADFFSSDPKSDDERDEN
- a CDS encoding ATP-binding SpoIIE family protein phosphatase translates to MHTFYEFIVDGEHQISFAREEAKSIAKQFGFGNPKLEEIAIIVSELASNILKYAETGKIIVAPFVSANLKALDIYSVDHGSGIEDINKVLQDGYTTKTSLGIGLGAVKRMSDEFDIYSFFKDSLINKNITIIFSRKYLKDSEKHYKFAFLSRALKDGDYNGDALFLNIEGKKLTAALIDGIGHGEIAYTASYRAINYLIKNYEKNLDDILQDIDKELIHTFGAVASIIKIDKQKRKMIHAGVGNISARVLNAVSKINPISTNGYLGSNKIKIKTEEYDWSPNNIIIMTSDGIREKWNLSYYNELMAKHPAIIAQFIFQFFAKPNDDASIFVIT
- a CDS encoding methyl-accepting chemotaxis protein, with amino-acid sequence MLKKFYDLKILTKIIILFTAIVIMTGVNAFLAYQNLNEEEAVVNHLGKNILPSIQSLITLYQAETSVLSAERGVLNRDLKDPAVRQSIYNSINAAFERADNAWNIYDTLPKQEEEEKIWARFKEDWQKWKSTHQQVIDNQKKIDRLLAEDNEENQALIEELVVQNNLLSAEALKKFDTAKMHLKKLVELYDKEAENFNNTYLAQIEEAKSLTILIIIITVIVMFSFIPVITKLIVKPINNLANKASEILEGNFNVEFENTDRKDEVGNLSRSFEEMIKKIKDEIAHSRSFQNGVASAFFTINTELTITYINQAALDIIGSTKKPEEIVNKMKVKEVFGADSISRRAVGGIFLKGDKSFIKNNKGEDIPILAQSGPIKNSKGEMDGAFVFFTDMREIEEKNEAYLKEQIAPIAEVIREIADGKLNRKLDIDRNSVLYDLSHDINRMIDELKEILIKVREVVNATASAAIQISSSTEEMAAGAQEQNQQVSEITYSIEKMTKSIIDMSNSISEVAEMSKQSSSAAELGTNKTADTKKGMDKIVESSESAANIIASLANKTDQIGEITSVIDEIADQTNLLALNAAIEAARAGEQGRGFAVVADEVRKLAERTTKATKEIADTIKSIQAEVREADKSMANAKISVENGMKLTEEIDNVLKEIYKSAKSVSEVINNIVSASQEQSISAEEISKSIENITTVTQQSATSTSQIAHSTNNLTQLTESLQELIERFQLDTNDGYKIQRKEKLALPEMN
- a CDS encoding anti-sigma regulatory factor; amino-acid sequence: MQKIEITDQDSLLKVRQIVHSLAREIGFGLVDQTRITTVASELTRNILLYAKKGHVEIYNINGSRIGLKMIFIDEGPGIDNIELAMKDGYTTSGGMGKGLPGSKRLMDEFYIESAPGKGAKVTVIKWLKG
- a CDS encoding response regulator, with the translated sequence MEDKINILYAEDNPYDIDLMKKFLTGAGGINVTVLNSGADVLNELNKNRYDLRLLDYKLPDISGFDILLKLRAENNNIPVIFLTGFGNQDFIVQVLKAGADEFIVKRGNYIEKVYESVSKILKVEPRIGALNKNNSRPLKVIYIEDDPRDADLLINYFEEHSRHILLLHVYNEIDALEKISGGEVCDLVLCDLKLQDTNAIEVMKLFSDKGVDLPFIVITGQGDENSAIEAIKQGAFDYLTKSDRMYSLLPYAIENAVHRYQNVLMTRKYNEELEMLNRNLENRVKEKTKELEELNERKDKFFTLLAHDIRSPFNTILGFLDILIADFNEISDEEKLQYLLDLQKASKNLYGLLINLLEWANAKSGLIAFKPENINVRELFDNVAELFDLSLREKNISFNIATDESMSAYADPDMVYTIIRNLVSNAIKYTDKGGIIELVSKKEGENVVITVSDSGIGMNQEEVNNLFKIEKFHSKKGTEGETGTGFGLLLVYELIRKNNGAIECISSPGKGTKFIVKLPAGKHGN
- the lexA gene encoding transcriptional repressor LexA, with product MKKENITNRQKEILDFIQDYVDFNGYPPTYREIGKHFNIASTFGVKRHIDALIKKGYLSNESGASRTLSLIVDNAREKSNSIIDIPIVGRVAAGAPILAEENIEGNLSLDKNLVGNRTECFGLKVRGDSMINAGILEGDLVIIQPQREAQNGDIIVALLHDEATMKRFQVVNDKIYLIPENDNYEPIVVDNPEEFTIIGKVVGVFRSYH